Within Hyla sarda isolate aHylSar1 chromosome 7, aHylSar1.hap1, whole genome shotgun sequence, the genomic segment CTCagtatgtaagtgtgtgtgtgtgtgtttgttaagGGAATAAGGTTTTTTTTCTTAATGCTAAGACATAAAAGACATCTGGaagtaattataattttttttactttatcataAGACTTAGGAATATTTTCCATCACATTCAAATTAATATTAACTGATACATGACTACAATTTAGGAATAAAAAATGATGACCTAAAACAAGATCCTAGTAAGGTCACAGACTAAGTGCTTTTGGTTCAGATCCTGGAGTCTCTGCCATGTGAGATTTCTCATGTTTGGTAAGATTTGCTTTGTgcataaaacatttaccacactGTAAGCAGGAGAGTGGCCTCTGCTTTGAGTGTGTCACCTGATGCCTCATAAGAACGGCTTTATTGGTAAAAGATTTCCCACAGTAGGAGCAAAAGAACAGCCTTTCCCCTGTGTGGACCTTCTGATGCTCCATGAGATTACCTTTCTGTGTAAAGCACTTTCCACACTCAGAACATGGAAAGGGTTTTTCACCGGTGTGAACAATCTTATGCTTAACAAGAACAGATTTATgtccaaaacatttcccacactctgaacatgagaatggcttctctccagtgtgacTTTTCTGGTGCCTCACAAGAATAGTCTTGTTGGTGAAACTCTTTGGACAAATGGGACACGAAAACAGCCTTTCTCCTGTGTGGATCCTCTGATGGTCTAAAAGGTTTGCTTTCCTTACAAAACACTTTCCACAATCTGAACAGGAATATGGCTTTTCACAAGTGTGAGTTTTCTTATGTTCAACAAGGGTTGATTTACGGGCAAAAGATTTGCTACAAACTATAcacgaaaatggcttctccccgaTGTGAATTATCTGATGCCTCACAAGAGAGGACTTCTTTGTAAATCCTTTTCCACATTCGGGGCAAGAAAATAGCTTTTCTTCTTCAGGATGGTCCTGCTGCAGAGTAAGTGTAATGGAATATTTGTCTCTTAGTGTAATATAGTTTTGTTCAGAAACATGTGTGGTATTCGGAAAACTATTTCCACATCCAGGTGGTATAAGGTGGTTATTTCGGAGGCTTTTAGTTTTGCAAGGAGAACCTTGGAAGATATTATATTCTGTTTCATGCACAGAAGGTAACATATCACATTCTTCATCAGTGTAGCTTCTGCAGTTCAGTCCATCGGCTggaaggaaaaagtgaaaatgttgGTATTTGCACATGACTAGAAAATGtagtttgaaggggtactctgctcctagacatcttatcctctatccaaagga encodes:
- the LOC130282824 gene encoding oocyte zinc finger protein XlCOF22-like; this encodes MDKSHMIDKILNLTVDIIYLLTEEEYCVVNKRSGERLFPSSNAFMLLGWNRTQSVPNQDKNNEQEILEITNQIIHLLTGEGEDLIDIKVEVTEKEELFGSDSHKCEEEEETPVTIITDEYFRSSNPLHAQDPPEQHTVLQDEKDGNLYDANGTVCRNGIKNDNYQKIGQLCKEEEIHTDVSIADGLNCRSYTDEECDMLPSVHETEYNIFQGSPCKTKSLRNNHLIPPGCGNSFPNTTHVSEQNYITLRDKYSITLTLQQDHPEEEKLFSCPECGKGFTKKSSLVRHQIIHIGEKPFSCIVCSKSFARKSTLVEHKKTHTCEKPYSCSDCGKCFVRKANLLDHQRIHTGERLFSCPICPKSFTNKTILVRHQKSHTGEKPFSCSECGKCFGHKSVLVKHKIVHTGEKPFPCSECGKCFTQKGNLMEHQKVHTGERLFFCSYCGKSFTNKAVLMRHQVTHSKQRPLSCLQCGKCFMHKANLTKHEKSHMAETPGSEPKALSL